A stretch of the Candidatus Effluviviaceae Genus I sp. genome encodes the following:
- a CDS encoding GNAT family N-acetyltransferase, with amino-acid sequence MERETERDVTLTTDRLVLREFREDDWSAVHEYASDPEVVRYMPWGPNSEEDTRAFIERALALRSGDPRKGYEFAVTLRDGGRLIGGCGIHAMSLANRSAFIGYCFHPDAWGHGYATEAARALVEFAIGTLGLHRVAATCDIENAASARVLEKAGMRREGHFREDALVRGRWRDSYQYALLDHEWKGATP; translated from the coding sequence ATGGAGCGCGAAACCGAGCGGGACGTGACGCTCACCACTGACCGACTCGTCCTCCGCGAGTTCCGCGAGGACGACTGGAGCGCGGTGCACGAGTACGCCTCCGACCCCGAGGTCGTGCGCTACATGCCGTGGGGTCCAAACTCCGAGGAAGACACCAGGGCCTTCATCGAGCGGGCGCTCGCCCTGCGGTCCGGCGACCCCAGGAAGGGCTACGAGTTCGCCGTCACGCTGCGCGACGGCGGGCGACTCATCGGCGGCTGCGGAATCCACGCGATGAGCCTCGCGAACAGATCGGCCTTCATCGGGTACTGCTTCCACCCGGACGCCTGGGGGCACGGCTACGCGACCGAGGCCGCGCGGGCGCTCGTCGAGTTCGCGATCGGGACGCTCGGGCTCCATCGCGTGGCCGCGACCTGCGACATCGAGAACGCCGCCTCGGCGCGGGTGCTCGAGAAGGCCGGGATGAGGAGAGAGGGGCACTTCCGGGAGGACGCGCTCGTGCGGGGCAGGTGGCGTGACTCGTACCAGTATGCGCTGCTCGACCACGAGTGGAAGGGGGCAACGCCGTGA